The window CCAATGCAAAATTAACTTCTGGAGAAACATCAATTAAACATAAAAGTGATTTAGCAAAAACTTCTTATAAAAATAATGATGGGATTTTCCAAACCGAATCCTTGCAAATTGCACCGATAAAAGCACAAACAGACAAAGATGTGGTCAATTCCCAAACTGGAGCATCGGGAAGCAAAGCAGTAGAAGTTTTCTCGGTAAGTGGAAACACAACCCTTCCTTTTTTATATCCAGGATGTGTCGCAGACATCAAAATGCGAAAAACAGACAGCAACGAAACGAGTTATTTTACCAAACTGATGATGACGGAAGTCACCCATGAAATCAACTCTTTGGGACATTATTCAGGGAGTTTTCAGGCAATTGCATCAGACACCGGTTACCTACCGAAACCTGAATTTACGATTCCGATTGCAGAACCACAATTGGCAACTGTTATTTCCAACACAGATCCACAGGGACAAGGAAGAGTAACGGTAAAATTTGATTGGCAACTCCACGACACTACCAATTTCATCCGAATGATGTCTCCCGATGCTGGTGGTACAGATCAAATTACCCAAAACCGTGGTTACGTTGCCATCCCCGAAGTGGGCGACCAAGTGATGGTAGGTTTTGTACACAACAACCCCGACAGACCTTTCGTAATGGGTGGAATGTTTCACGGCGGAACGGCGTTGGGAGGTGGTGTGAATAATCAAATGCGATCTATCCAAACAAAAAGTGGAATTAAAGTATTGATGAATGATAATGAGAAAAGTGTGACAATTTTAGATCCGAGTGGGAATACTTATTATATGGACGGAAAAGGCAATATTATGGTGAATGCCCCAAATGATATGACTTTCACCGCAGGAAGAAATATTAAAATGACTGCGGGAGTAGATATTTCAGCTACTGCAGGAAGTAATATTTTTTCAACAGCTAATGTAAATATTGTTTCCAATGCCGGTGTGAATATGATTGATACTGCAGGAAAAGATTTGATGCAATCTGCTACAGGAAACATTCATGAGTCCTCGGATATGCGGTCTGAAGTTTCGGAAAATGGAAGAAATATTCAGGCTAAAAAAAGTGATTCATATGCTGAAAAAGTAACTGTAGTAAGTACAAAACAAAATATGATTCTGCAAAGTGAAAAAACGGTGAAATCCCAAAGTGGAGAACAAGGAAATTCTCACTAAAAACATTAGTAGTATGGCTATATTAAAAAAAGCAAATAACATCAATATCCAGGTTGCTAATAATTACACTTCTCTTTCTAAAGTTTCTTATGAAGAATCTGAGGAAGTGATTATTGAAGCTACAAAAGAAAACCTTGAGCTATCCAGCCAGAAGCGTACAATATTGCAGGGGTTTGGGAAAGATGGAACAAGAGGAGATGATGGTTGTAAAGAAGGAGTAATACAGGTAAGTTCCCAATTGATAGGAAAAGCCAGAAGAGATCCAGGATTCAAAACTGATGGAACCAAAGCTGAAGACATGTATTTTGCAGATCGTCCTACATCCTCTGCTTCAATACAAAATGATCCGGTATTCAAATTTAATGATGCAACTTTAGAGGCTTATCTTGATCAACTGATGAAATCTCTTTCAATCGGTAGTATGGAAACTGTTGCATTAGAAATGTCAAGTCGTTTTAAACAAGGAACTGGCGGAACATATAAAAGTACTATTTTAAACAACGAGATAAGTAATAATCCTGCTTTTGTAAAATATAACTCCAGTTTTACCAATCAATTTAAAACTGAGCTAAAAAAAGTTCATTATGATGTTACAAAAATAAATGTTATCACAATGGATTTACTAAATTTTTCCTCTTTTTTAGACAAAGCCACTGGATTGGGCATAACAATACATCAAGTATGGAGTGTAAAAGCAGAAATAATAGATTATTCATATAATAAATGTACAAAAATGTGGAGTGGAAAATTGAAATACACTTTTTATGATCACTTTGGCTTAGACTGGGATGATATTGTAAAGCACGGTGAAGATATAATGCCACAATATCATACAGGTGATTACTTTAAGGCTTGGTATATTTTGCAACATTATAGGTCTGCAAGGCCCTTTATCACTGAGATGGAAAGAGAGGTTTTCCTCGGTGGAAATTCTGATAGAGATTAAAAAAAAGTAAATGAGAACATTTGTAATATTACTTCTGAGTTGCCTTTTGGCATGTACAAAAAATAGAAACCAAGAAATGAAATTAATCCCCTTAAGTCCCAAGATGTACGAATTTAGTGTAGATGAAAAATTAAATAAAATTGAATATTTTTTTTTAGAAGGAGCTAATGAAATACCGGAAAACCACAAATTAATAGAAAAATTAGTTGCACAAGAAGCATTAAATATTGATAATTATAATGCATTTTCCATTTATATCTACAAAAAGACAGACCGTTTTAATAAAGAATACAAAGGCGATAACGAAAGCTTTGATGGATACAATCGTGATATTTTGGCTTATATAAGATATACAAAAGGTAAACAAGATACCTTCTATTTCTTGGAAAATGGAAAAGTTATCTATGATAATTTCAAAAAGGAAAAAGTAAATTTTGAATTTGATGAATAATAAAATCGTAAAATTCTAAAAAAATTTCAATTATGACAGCTGGAGTGAATTTTTGTACGCCAACGGTAATAGAACGCAACTGTATTGAACCTACACAGGTAAAAAGTATTAAACTTTTGACCGAATTAGATGATGGTTCTGCAAATGATAATTCAGGAACAATAAAGCCAAAATCGGGAATTGTACTTGGCAAAACATATACATTTCAAGTTGAAACTTATACCAATGAAGATCCCAAAGATAAAAGTCTTATCAAATGGGCAGTAAGCTATACCGACCCTGAAACTGGTGCATACCATAAGAATGTGCTTGAAGAATTTGTTACTGGGGATTCAATAAGAATTACGTTCACTAATCAAAATATGTGTGGATATAATCTAGAAGTTAAGGCTTATATCAACGATTTGGAAAATGAGGGGAAATTACCTCTATTCCAACATAATAGATTTAGGTTTTTTGATAGTATAAAGGTAGAAGATGAATTAAAAATAAGGACAGATGCTAAACAGCCTTGGAAAATAAATCAGAGCGGAACATCCCTTTGTGGTATGGCATGTATATTTTATCTGTTTGCAAAAGAACAGCCAGATGCGTACACACAATTTTCTAAGAAACTATTCAGAACAGGAGAAGCAACTTATAATCAATATACCGTAAAACCCACAGAAGAACTTTTAGAAAAGCCTATTGATACCAATGGTTTCCCCATTAATACGGGAAGCATGCCCTTAATTGATTTTGTTACAATGGCAGGGACGAGAAATGCGGATAATAATAGTTACAAAGGAGGAAATGAAGAGTTTCAGGCGATAAACTGGCCTCCTCTAATGACTAAATTGTGTGGAGAATTGTTAGGATATGCTGATGTTGCTTCTGATGGAGTATATAATCCCATCAAAAAATCAAGAGATTATCATAAACCTACCGTCTGGAAAATGATAGAGGATATCAATCAACAGATTAGTAATGGATATAAAATGATTTTGATGATAGATTCAGATTTAATTTCTGAAGACGAAGATACCATTTGGAATATGTTAGAATTTGAATATCATTGGGTAGTATTAGAAGGTCCAATTAGAACAATACAAAATTTAAATGGTAAAGGAGAAATTTTCTACACTTTAGATTTTAAGGTATATTCTTGGGGAAGTAATAATACTTATCTTAAAAAAGAAATAACATTAGATCACTTTATTAACAACTAAGTACTTGCCCATAATTATTTTGCATTAAATTGCGAGAAACGGATGTTTAGATGTTTTCCTACATTTGCCATACATCTGTTTACGGAGTAGAATAAAGTATCTTTTTCAAGATAATCTTCATGATATAGCCACTCTGTTTTCAATTTTCGCCATAAGGTTTCCGCAATGTTCAGATGTGGAGAATAGGGTGGCAGATAGAAGATAAATAATCCTCTTTGTTCCCAATTTTCTATATTCTGCTTTAATAGTTTTGACCGGTGAACAGATGCATTATCTAAAGCAACTACCGTTTTTTTCTGTATTTTAAAAGATAAATCCTCTAAAAAATTTATCACAAATTCACTGTTAATGTTTTGCTCGGTGGTTTTCCAATGGCATACGTTGGAGCGGTTAATCATTGCAAAAATATTTGTTTTGTAGCCTTTTTCTACATAAACAGCTACTTCTTCATCAGGGAATTGCCATCCATAAGGAACATAGCCTTCGCTACTTACATGGCTCTCATCTCCATAAAACAAATCAATCAACCCCATACTTTCCAGAGTTTCTAGTTCTTGTAAATCTAACTTTTTGGAGACATACAACTCTTCATTGCATTTACCTTTAGGACGTTTTCTTATCCGTTTATATCTTCCACCAAGCTTTTTAAAAACCGTTTAAAGGTTTTTTCGCTCACTTTTTTCCCACTCACCAACTCCCATTCTGCTTTGGCTGAGGATACTTTCTGACGATGCTTTTTTATAGATTCCAAAATCGAATCCTTATCTTCTTCTAAATTCAATAACCCTTTCTTCCCTCTTCCAGGTTTAATAGACAAACCCAAAATTCCTTCTTCTTTATATCGTTTAACCCAACTGTTAACGCTCACGTGGCTCATTCTCAAAATACTTCCTACATCTTTTGAACTACGACCATCCCCTTTTAACAGAATCAGTTGACAGCGTTTGCGTAAGCTTGCATTAGCAGACTTTATCTGCAATATTTCTAATTCTTCTCTTGAAACCGTACTTAAATGTGGTGTATTTACTCGACCCATTTGTCAAAGTTACAAATAATATAAAGTATTTAGGTCTGAGTACTTATTATGGATATATTAAAGCAAAGTAAATTTTTATTAATAATTAAGATTTCATTATTATGTATATTATTTGTTGAATGTGATAATAGTAAAAAAAATTCATATTCAAATGATTGTTACAATGATTCTATTATTCATTTAAGACAAACTCAAGAAAAAATATCCATTATTTTTACTGGAAACTATAGGA is drawn from Chryseobacterium muglaense and contains these coding sequences:
- a CDS encoding type VI secretion system Vgr family protein, encoding MKENTNPNEKFFKPDSYKAPNNAQGIKENHIAGINRVVKLGIVIEGKEIKNFKHFKLQQSAVKHHEFELTLPFDALSERQDHQLEQANKFLGKRLTTKIVYKDVEDSPERVFVGVITKVGFSQDSNSLGNIVLKGFSPTILLDSAPHTQSFGGNLAVNTGIIANKVIKQGINVTKNDFDIRVQVKGNSQILYSTQYNETHYNYLCRLAEAYGEQFYYDGEVLHFGNMPAPNPALEMIYGSNITDVNVELKAVHIKPIFYGYNSSSNAKLTSGETSIKHKSDLAKTSYKNNDGIFQTESLQIAPIKAQTDKDVVNSQTGASGSKAVEVFSVSGNTTLPFLYPGCVADIKMRKTDSNETSYFTKLMMTEVTHEINSLGHYSGSFQAIASDTGYLPKPEFTIPIAEPQLATVISNTDPQGQGRVTVKFDWQLHDTTNFIRMMSPDAGGTDQITQNRGYVAIPEVGDQVMVGFVHNNPDRPFVMGGMFHGGTALGGGVNNQMRSIQTKSGIKVLMNDNEKSVTILDPSGNTYYMDGKGNIMVNAPNDMTFTAGRNIKMTAGVDISATAGSNIFSTANVNIVSNAGVNMIDTAGKDLMQSATGNIHESSDMRSEVSENGRNIQAKKSDSYAEKVTVVSTKQNMILQSEKTVKSQSGEQGNSH
- a CDS encoding DUF3289 family protein encodes the protein MAILKKANNINIQVANNYTSLSKVSYEESEEVIIEATKENLELSSQKRTILQGFGKDGTRGDDGCKEGVIQVSSQLIGKARRDPGFKTDGTKAEDMYFADRPTSSASIQNDPVFKFNDATLEAYLDQLMKSLSIGSMETVALEMSSRFKQGTGGTYKSTILNNEISNNPAFVKYNSSFTNQFKTELKKVHYDVTKINVITMDLLNFSSFLDKATGLGITIHQVWSVKAEIIDYSYNKCTKMWSGKLKYTFYDHFGLDWDDIVKHGEDIMPQYHTGDYFKAWYILQHYRSARPFITEMEREVFLGGNSDRD
- a CDS encoding IS630 family transposase; amino-acid sequence: MRKRPKGKCNEELYVSKKLDLQELETLESMGLIDLFYGDESHVSSEGYVPYGWQFPDEEVAVYVEKGYKTNIFAMINRSNVCHWKTTEQNINSEFVINFLEDLSFKIQKKTVVALDNASVHRSKLLKQNIENWEQRGLFIFYLPPYSPHLNIAETLWRKLKTEWLYHEDYLEKDTLFYSVNRCMANVGKHLNIRFSQFNAK
- a CDS encoding helix-turn-helix domain-containing protein; the encoded protein is MGRVNTPHLSTVSREELEILQIKSANASLRKRCQLILLKGDGRSSKDVGSILRMSHVSVNSWVKRYKEEGILGLSIKPGRGKKGLLNLEEDKDSILESIKKHRQKVSSAKAEWELVSGKKVSEKTFKRFLKSLVEDING